A genomic window from Candidatus Methylomirabilota bacterium includes:
- a CDS encoding rhodanese-like domain-containing protein codes for MKLRKGFRQMVDEAKSRIRTIGLDEARARYGRDDVVFVDLRDVRELEREGIIPGAFHCPRGMLEFWIDPESPYHKEVFASGKEFVFFCNGAWRSALAADVAQQMGLEPVCEMDGGFAAWKKAGHPVADRPKKS; via the coding sequence ATGAAGCTGCGTAAAGGGTTCCGCCAGATGGTCGACGAAGCGAAATCGCGGATTCGGACCATCGGCCTGGACGAGGCCCGCGCCCGCTACGGCCGCGACGACGTGGTCTTTGTCGACCTGCGCGACGTCCGCGAGCTCGAGCGGGAGGGCATCATCCCCGGCGCCTTCCATTGCCCCCGCGGCATGCTCGAGTTCTGGATCGATCCGGAGAGCCCCTACCACAAGGAGGTCTTTGCCTCCGGAAAAGAGTTCGTCTTCTTCTGCAACGGCGCCTGGCGATCGGCCCTGGCGGCCGACGTTGCCCAGCAAATGGGGCTCGAGCCCGTGTGCGAGATGGACGGCGGCTTTGCCGCGTGGAAGAAGGCGGGCCATCCCGTCGCGGACCGCCCGAAGAAGAGCTAG
- a CDS encoding response regulator, with the protein MSSEHASAAQIRRHRILVVDDEPLVTLLIAEALALEGHEVDTAKNGREALEKVSACAYEAILSDLRMPELDGVGLYRELDQRNPGLLRRIAFVSGTTEPVEYASFLKKTGVPVLRKPFAIDDLQRLVQRLLQDNP; encoded by the coding sequence ATGTCCTCCGAGCATGCGTCCGCCGCCCAGATCCGTCGTCACCGTATCCTGGTCGTTGATGACGAGCCTCTGGTGACGCTGCTCATTGCCGAGGCTTTGGCCCTGGAAGGCCACGAGGTCGATACCGCCAAGAATGGTCGGGAGGCGCTGGAAAAGGTCTCCGCTTGCGCCTACGAGGCCATCCTGAGCGACCTTAGGATGCCCGAGCTCGACGGCGTGGGACTCTATCGGGAGCTCGACCAGCGGAACCCGGGTCTGCTCCGTCGGATCGCCTTCGTGAGTGGGACGACCGAGCCCGTCGAGTACGCGAGCTTTCTCAAAAAGACCGGCGTCCCCGTCCTGCGCAAGCCCTTTGCCATCGACGATCTCCAGCGCCTCGTCCAGCGCTTGCTCCAGGACAATCCATGA
- a CDS encoding peroxiredoxin-like family protein, which yields MMSAALQTAAGERAPQFTLPSVQGGTVDLAAYRGRRNVVIWFSRGFTCPFCRSYMQGIIQGYETLRAAETEVIQVAPNLLESARRFFGLAGVPYPFVCDPDKRLYAIYGLGDRGALEATRTAVVSFARAFTTGDGEAQIRGAWLDVMNRNFVRRLHHHATTALEQGIFLIDKQGRIRHRTLVGPIDPVPDGLELAALTRVHCADELPAT from the coding sequence ATGATGTCTGCGGCTCTCCAGACCGCGGCAGGCGAAAGGGCGCCGCAGTTCACGCTGCCCTCGGTCCAGGGAGGCACGGTCGATCTCGCCGCCTATCGCGGGCGTCGAAACGTGGTCATCTGGTTCTCGCGGGGCTTCACCTGCCCCTTCTGCCGGAGCTACATGCAAGGGATCATCCAGGGATACGAGACTCTGCGCGCCGCGGAGACCGAAGTGATCCAGGTGGCGCCTAACCTTCTCGAGAGCGCGCGGAGATTCTTCGGGCTGGCCGGGGTCCCCTATCCATTCGTCTGCGATCCCGACAAGCGGCTCTACGCGATCTACGGATTGGGGGACCGGGGAGCGCTGGAGGCCACGCGCACGGCGGTGGTGAGCTTCGCCCGCGCCTTCACCACCGGAGACGGCGAGGCCCAGATTCGCGGCGCCTGGCTCGACGTGATGAACCGCAACTTCGTGCGTCGCCTCCACCATCACGCGACCACGGCACTGGAGCAGGGCATCTTCCTCATCGACAAGCAGGGCAGGATCCGCCACCGCACGCTCGTCGGGCCCATCGACCCGGTGCCGGACGGCCTGGAGCTGGCGGCCCTTACCCGAGTCCACTGCGCGGACGAGCTCCCGGCAACGTGA
- a CDS encoding ATP-binding protein produces MSISKRLTRLCEILVALSASPIPSHLFQTLADQAGEALACDYLALCLTDTDGKGYLVHSLVGGASGASPVGPFPLDEGLPGLAIRSGRVILSGDLGAELDHMTELERGWVELGLRAVLIAPVRRGGDVLGALCFAARGPATYTPDDIQMASLMAAGLSAALETSRAYQALADERSTLAAVVGSMQDAVVMANQDGIVLLANPAVRSMLQLEPEAITGLPLPDALTKEPLRALLEAGRPGTGEVALPDGRTAQASVVPVSTPYGEMVGLAAILRDITLLKELENLKDEIVRSVSHDLKNPLTVIYATAQLLLRAGPADPRFATWCERIMKTSDYMTELITDLLDLGKIEAGLDRPTEEVDLNPLVADVVATLQPQAEAEDIAITVEMPSQVPVSANPSRIKQALLNLVGNALKYSRPGSSVAIAVSMSDSSHSAGASVPAVVVTLTDTGIGIPAADLPHVFDKFYRVKSQATSEIPGTGLGLAITKSIIEAHGGRIWAESQEGKGSTFAFCLPAGGSLEPS; encoded by the coding sequence GTGAGCATCTCCAAGCGCCTCACGCGGCTGTGCGAGATCCTCGTCGCGCTTTCCGCGTCTCCCATCCCTAGTCATCTCTTCCAGACCCTCGCCGATCAGGCGGGCGAAGCCCTCGCGTGCGACTACCTCGCCCTTTGCCTCACGGACACCGATGGCAAGGGGTACCTCGTCCACTCGCTCGTCGGCGGGGCGTCGGGGGCGTCCCCCGTCGGGCCGTTCCCGCTCGACGAGGGTCTGCCCGGGCTCGCCATACGGTCGGGTCGAGTGATCCTGAGCGGCGACCTCGGCGCCGAGCTGGATCACATGACCGAGCTCGAGCGAGGCTGGGTCGAACTCGGCCTCCGTGCGGTGCTGATCGCGCCGGTACGGCGGGGCGGAGACGTGCTGGGGGCGCTGTGCTTTGCCGCCCGCGGGCCCGCCACCTATACGCCCGACGACATTCAGATGGCCTCGCTCATGGCCGCCGGCCTCTCCGCCGCGCTGGAGACATCGCGCGCCTATCAGGCCCTGGCCGATGAGCGGAGCACGCTGGCCGCGGTGGTCGGCAGCATGCAGGACGCCGTGGTCATGGCCAACCAGGACGGCATCGTGCTCCTCGCCAATCCCGCCGTCAGATCGATGTTGCAGCTCGAGCCCGAGGCCATCACCGGCCTCCCGCTGCCTGACGCGCTGACCAAGGAGCCGCTCCGTGCGCTGCTGGAGGCGGGCCGCCCGGGGACGGGCGAGGTGGCCCTGCCCGACGGCCGCACGGCCCAGGCGAGCGTGGTGCCCGTGAGCACGCCCTATGGCGAGATGGTGGGGCTCGCGGCCATCCTGCGGGACATCACCCTGCTCAAAGAGCTCGAGAACCTGAAGGACGAAATCGTGCGGTCGGTGTCTCATGACTTGAAGAACCCGCTGACCGTAATCTACGCGACCGCCCAGCTCCTGCTCCGGGCGGGGCCTGCCGATCCGCGCTTTGCCACGTGGTGCGAGCGCATCATGAAGACGTCCGACTACATGACGGAGCTGATCACCGACTTGCTCGACCTCGGCAAGATCGAGGCCGGCCTCGATCGCCCCACGGAGGAGGTGGACCTCAACCCCCTCGTGGCCGACGTGGTGGCTACCTTGCAGCCGCAGGCCGAGGCCGAGGACATCGCGATCACCGTCGAGATGCCTTCGCAGGTTCCCGTGTCCGCGAACCCCAGTCGGATCAAGCAGGCTCTGCTCAATCTCGTCGGCAATGCGCTGAAGTACTCACGGCCCGGCAGCTCGGTAGCGATTGCCGTCTCCATGAGCGACTCCTCTCACTCCGCGGGCGCGTCTGTCCCGGCGGTGGTCGTCACTTTGACGGACACGGGCATCGGCATTCCCGCCGCGGACCTGCCCCATGTCTTCGACAAGTTCTATCGAGTGAAGAGCCAGGCCACCAGCGAGATCCCGGGGACCGGGCTCGGTCTCGCCATCACGAAGAGTATCATCGAGGCCCACGGCGGCCGCATCTGGGCCGAGAGCCAGGAAGGCAAGGGCAGCACCTTCGCCTTCTGCTTGCCGGCGGGCGGGAGTCTCGAGCCTAGCTGA